The Burkholderia cepacia ATCC 25416 genome includes a window with the following:
- a CDS encoding SDR family NAD(P)-dependent oxidoreductase yields MSDRVVLVTGAARGLGAVIADRFHAAGYRVALADVAADAIHAHARELDPGGERAIALQLDVTSKRDFEAARDALVARWGTIDVLVNNAGASKVVPAMEITAEQFDQVIDVNLRSVLFGCQVFGQYFAERGAGRIVNIASLAGQNGGSATGAHYAAAKGGTLTLTKVFARDLAARGVTVNAISPGPLDLPIVHESVAPEKLRQVLASLPGGKLGSAGFVADAAVLLASGDAHFANGACWDINGGLYMR; encoded by the coding sequence ATGTCAGACCGAGTCGTCCTCGTTACCGGCGCCGCACGCGGGCTCGGCGCCGTCATCGCCGACCGTTTCCATGCGGCCGGCTATCGCGTCGCGCTGGCCGACGTCGCCGCCGACGCCATTCATGCGCATGCGCGCGAACTCGACCCGGGCGGCGAACGCGCGATCGCGCTGCAGCTCGACGTCACGTCGAAACGCGATTTCGAAGCGGCGCGCGATGCGCTCGTCGCGCGCTGGGGCACGATCGACGTGCTCGTGAACAACGCGGGCGCATCGAAGGTCGTGCCCGCGATGGAGATCACCGCCGAGCAGTTCGACCAGGTGATCGACGTGAACCTGCGCAGCGTACTGTTCGGCTGCCAGGTGTTCGGCCAGTATTTCGCGGAACGGGGCGCGGGCCGCATCGTCAACATCGCATCGCTCGCCGGTCAGAACGGCGGCTCGGCGACGGGCGCGCACTACGCGGCCGCGAAGGGCGGCACGCTGACGCTGACCAAGGTGTTCGCGCGCGATCTCGCCGCGCGGGGCGTGACCGTCAACGCGATCTCGCCGGGCCCGCTCGACCTGCCGATCGTGCATGAAAGCGTCGCACCGGAGAAGCTGCGCCAGGTGCTCGCGAGCCTGCCGGGCGGCAAGCTCGGGTCGGCCGGTTTCGTGGCGGATGCGGCCGTGCTGCTCGCGTCGGGCGACGCGCACTTCGCGAACGGCGCGTGCTGGGACATCAACGGCGGGTTGTACATGCGCTGA